The Dermacentor andersoni chromosome 1, qqDerAnde1_hic_scaffold, whole genome shotgun sequence genomic interval CAATGTTGTGTGTGGTTCTCTTCTGCGTGTCCCGTCagaatgttgcgcaatccaacttctcgtatgctataccaacacgcccagtcttcgACCAGCTCATCTGAGGTCACTGGCACCAAGTGTTCTGGTGCTATCGGCCGAGTTCTTTGGGCTCGAAACCTTAACCTTGCTTCGCTAGCTGTCCGATTTTCCAGAAGAAAACCGGTTCCAACTTTTGTTTGATCAAGCCAGAGTTGGataattgcatgaaaaaaaagctaGCCTGTGCAAAGAGGAAGCCACAACAAATTGCATTCAAACTACCCTAGCTACAAGCGCACAGCAGATTTTTTAACTTCACTCATCTTCCTCATTGCAGCTACCCCTTGAGCATCCGCTTTGGACGGCCCCGGTTGACTACCAATGAACGTATTGTTCTTGCCAGCACATTCCACTCCTTCTATGCCATTGCCTCACAGCTGTCGCCTGAACCCAAGTCATCGGGCATCGAGGTTCTGGAAGCGGGTGCCTTCCGCCTGCACTGTTACCAGACTGTGACAGGCATCAAGTTCATTGTGCTCGCTGACGCCCGCCAGGCATCTCTGGAACCACTGCTACGTCGTCTGTTCGAGCTGTATGCCGACTATGCACTCAAGAATCCATTCTACTCGCTCGAAATGCCTATACGTTGTGAACTGTTTGATACAAACCTCCAGGCAGCTGTGGAACAGATGGAGCGAACAGGCATCAGCAATGTCTGAGAAGCAAGAAGTCAAGCTTAATCACACTGATTGTGCTGTTTTGTTCTCACAATGTGGGCACATTGAGAAAGGCTTCTTGCAATGTGTTCACATGGACTGCCATCGCTTTGGCCAGTTCATTGGCTGTTGCATGCTTGCACATTCGTTTGAAATCATCTTAGAAGTCATTACAAGCATGTAGAGGGCCTGCAGGCACCACATACAAGTTGTAATGAAAGCAAGTCTCCCAAAAATGTTTGTGTGTAACTGTCAAATTACAGTGGCAAGGACAATTTAAGAGAAAAGATATTAAGTGAAATGTGTTAACCCTGTCATACTAACCTCCTCAGACCCAAGAGATGTCTGGGGTCAAACTTTCACTAACTAGTCTTTTCCTAAGCTGAAACCCTTTTGCTTGAAATCTCTTGTTTACCTAAAGACATCGCAGCTATAAGAGTGCATAGTAACACATTTATTTTTCATGCTTGATTGCAGCACAATCTAGTGGCACTTGAACTTCCCAAGTGTTTTGTGATACAACAATCTTGCACAAAGTAGCACCAATTTTTTTAAAAACCCACTGGTAACAAGATACACCATATGTATATGGTACTGCATACATCTTGCTTTGGTTTTTGGAAAGGATGTATAACTGACTGTTTTGGGACATAGGGTCTGAGGAGGCTGTGGTGTTACTGTTGTAAAAAAAAGGCTGGATCTGCCACCATAGGGAAAATAGTCCATTGTAAGCACTCCATATGCCTTCCTTGTTTGCCTATAAAAATTTTTGGGTTGTGCATGTCAAATGAATGAGCACGCACCAATGTGCTCAAGAAGGAGCGTAGTCTTTATTTACGCAGACACCTCATGGATTCCGACATGAAAACACTCGGCCTCTTAGATTATGCAGTCCCGGACTGTCCACAAACCATCTGCGGCTTCCAGTCTGACTAGCCCTGAAAGACTAGTGCCTCACAGTCACGTGATCCAGCCATCGGGGGGGACTGCAAGAGCTTTCCTTCGAAAGCACTGGACTGGAAGTCGCTCTCCTGGCTGCCATCGTCTGCTCTTAGCTACTCGGAGATAGCCCCGTAACCAGCTAGGGCGCTATCGGCTAGGTGCAGTCTCTGAGGCCACATCGCCGACACAACCATAAAGCTTTCATAGTAGAATCTCAGCTTGAGCGCATAGAATATGCTTGCAAAGTGCAGTTTACGTCACCCTCTGGCTCTTCATGCCCCTTAACCAATGTATTTAAGCTAGCACGTTGCCTTTGCAATTTAACCAGAATTCCCACATGGACATATGCAAAATCGCTGTTGTGCCACGTCGCTGTTCATGCAGAAAACACCCACCGATATCCTCAAAGCTCGTGAGACCGTCTACTAATTAAAGGCCTGATGCGTGTCTAGAAAAGAGCACGTGTACACTGTCTACTAATCCTGCACGTCCAAAAGCAAACGCTCAAACTTTGTAACAGAAGGGTTCAACATATATGTCAACAGCAATCGGTGTAACTCAGATTATTACTACCCCAGCTACCGACCTGAAACAGCCACATACAATATATGATATGCTTCCTCGCACACCTGTTTCACTCACCTGAAAAGCAACATCTACCTGTTCACTACGCATATACCAACGAGCATAACAGATTTCgcaaaacacatcaagaaaagtaagCATGTGCGCCTGATCGCTGTGCTtccctctttaaaaaaaaaaaaactcacaccACACTAAAGCTGCAGCAATTAGACCGCTCGTGAAAAACTTGCATGAGGGCACGCAAAGCACCAATGTAACAGATGCAATAGCTGAGTGCACAGTATTTGCCGTCTGGAACGTGCAAAGTACACAGAAGCACATTTCCACAACATGGTGTCGTATACCACGTGCATCTTTTAAAGGCAGCCGTCTTCCGTTAGCTGCTTGCACGTGTCCGAGCAAATATCTGCTGACAGCTCCGAAAGTCTGTTGACAGTCCGTGACTTCTGGTCCATGAAAAATGACGCGATCCTGGAAGCTCTTCGACTGGTGGCAGGAGCTTCTGAATCTGTTAGAGAAAATTAGATTCGGCACAGCAGTCCCAAGCAGTCTGGGACTGTTGGACtaataatcgaagaggcccattATTGtgtgagaggggggagggggatagACTCGTTTCTACAAAGAGCAGTCAAGAGTACATATagtacaacagaaaaaaaaaaaaaaaattaaacttgaTTGTAAGGGAATGCATAAAAATGTACACACAAATGAAACATTCTACAATGTTAAGGACGATGCATAAAGTACAGTGCATTAGCACGGAAAATGGATGACTTCTGTTTATGATATAGCAGTGCAAATGAAGGACCGATCAGAAGGGACAACACAAGTCAACTGGAGCTGTAACGGAAAGCATGACATACAAAGCAGAATGCACCATATCAAAAAAAATTAGAGCAGTACTAACAGACTTTTGTCTCACTTTATTTCCGCATTAGCTAATGGTCCCGTAATCACAGTACAAGACCTCAATTCCTTGAGTGCGCAATAAATAATGAATTATGCCATCttttaaaacaaaatttaaaatGGGTAGTAAATAAAACGTAGCTTCTTGGCATAGTGTGTGTTTGCAAGAGCTCCTACGCACAAAAAGAATGAGGCTCAAGTCACTGATGTGCAGCTCAGTTCAGTGGTTAAAGCTGCATTGCGACTGTCTTGCCGAAAGTGGGAGAAAGGCACTGCACATTATGAGAGAAGTGACAGCAGAGGACCAAGCTTGTTTTCCCATGCTGAATTAATTCAAATGCAGAGAAGTGCACAGTGAAAAAGGAAAGCATGACTGATACAAAGTGCATCCAGCTTTTGGCGACATGGCCATTGTGTGGTTTGCAACTGCAGTGGACTCTCCTTAaatggaacctcaagggaccagagaAATTGGTTTCATTTATCAGTAGTTCCATTTACCGAGGgacattgcagagagcattgcatgaatacaaaaccaaccaaccatgagagTGGTCTGTTTTAGCGGCGGTTCCGTttatcgagatttcactgtattgcACCAGGCTGACCTGACACGTGCAGCAACAGGTTTTGATACGTGACCATCACCTCCAATTTTCATTATGTATAGAGTAGCGCTTGTCAGCACACCCTACGTCAAGAAGCTGCAATGCATCTGACATGCATCTTTAAGTAGTGATATTACAAGAGCATAGTATAACAATTTCTTGTATGTTTGAGGAATTCTAGCACCATACTGGGGTCAGTAGCTATTTAATAAGAGAAAAAGTGGGATGCAGGATTTGAAAACATGCCTGCGCATGCTCACATGAAGAGTTTCAGCAGCAGCCCTGTGGGTGTTACGACAGGAGATGCATTTGCTGCACAACTTTATGAGCAACACTGATAATGACAGCTGGGTGTGCCTTTTAGCAATGCTTGTTCAGACAAACATTTATGGAATGGCCAATGTGAATTTTACCTGAATTGGCACCTTGTGGACATTATGTACAGCTAGAGGCATGTTAAACTAGACATCTACTGCCCTTTGGCCATTTCTGAATGGCTGCACAAATGTTGCCAAGCTTGTTATTTAAGATGTTGGTGTCATGCCTCCAGTGAATTTTCTGTCGGTCATTCCTGCACATTGGAAGAATCTTAAagaggtggccaaaattattccacaGTCCCCTaccatggcatgcctcataatcaaatcatggttttggcccgtaaaaccccagaattcaattcagtcaTTCCTGCAGCAGATCATGCCATTGCCTGTAATTGGAATGTACTCGCAGATCTCATCTGCTTTAGGAATAACTGGAATTTCTGTAGAATCACTTGGTGAGCTTTTGTAGTTTTATCTGAACCTTTGATGTGTGGGGGATCAACCTTTGTGTTCAGTATTCAGGTCTCCGTAACAGATCCAAGGTAGTACTAGATTTCAACAGAATGAAAAAAGATGTAGATGACACAAGCTCTACTAACAACTAAAGTAGCACTTGTGTCATCTGCGTCTTTTAATGCAATTAGAGTTCTTAAGATACTTCACAGACTTTTCggcatgtttgtttgtttgtcccaccaacttgggtcactggtagTCTATAGTCTGATGGATagagctgctgtgctgagggaagagTTTGAAACCAACCACTggaacaacttgggtcactgcgtatctgccaatgggtatgtgccgcATTTCACTAAACCTCTTTGACTGGGGGCACTGAGTATGTGCTGCTctttaatgacaaagaaaaattCTTTAAAATTTCCCCAGTGCTGGGCCGAATCAAGCTTGTACAGACTCTGCGACACTAGATGGTGGAGTGTATCCAGAAAGAGAAGCCCATAAACGCCGTGTAAACGGCACATTTTGGCGGTGACTATGCAGTATATCAGTACAACTTATGTGTGCAGCActtgtgaaaataaaaatcatgagATCAAGAGCCCTCATGAAACTGGTGTGGCCTTAAATCACAAATGTATTGCAAACATGTTCCAAATGAATCGGCAGTGTATTTGcactttttctgcatcttgtttaatttgacccatGGATAATTCGATTTTGTCGGTCCCGCCAGGGTTGAATTAACCAAAGTTGACCGTACTAACAAATAAAAAGGTGGACATCAATAATTTGAAAAATCACAGATACAAAGATAATTTTAAATAAAATTGGGTCAACGCTTTGAGCAAAGCAAGAACACTATGGTTTGTGAAAAGGATGTTTAACAATGAATATTCATGTAAATCTTCATGGCATAAGCAATGCCTTCACAGGCATGAAAACATACATTACGAAAGGTATTCAATTCAGCTGAGATACTGGCAGTCGTGGAGGTATTGCATAGTCCGGGAAGCATATATGAATACCATAGAACCTTCAAGCATTTTGGAAATGCGAGAAAAAATGTACTAACCGGACAAACGTAAGACTCGAAGTCACTAAACAATTTGGCAAGCTCAATTGCAGTTATCTACGTAAGGCGAATTTTATACATTCATTGAGGCATGAAATGCTGAAATGCATCGAGATGGTGAGGCCCTAGCAGCCCAAGATGCGCTTTTTCATTTTCCGGTTGCATAGTGCTTTAAAAGGTgatgggaaaccgaaacgaaatcgaccTGGTGGACAACGCCAGAATACGATGCCACCAGAGCAAAGCATGAAGCTCACTTGACGCCGCttgcagcagggaacagcggcgcgtttgggttatcacctattaaaagcgtgtggtacGCTTTTAATGGCAGCATGCCAAGACACAGATAGGTGAAGATTCTTATTGCAATGCCCTGCGAGGTGATTTGCTGGTACGGGAAAAAGAAAGTGAGTGGGCGCCGGCATTTTCACATGACACAGCAGGCAAGTACTGCAGGGAAGCAGCTATGGCAGGCACCTACTGTTCTTGATTGCGCATGCCTtgcgccttttctttttcatatggGATCTATAGTAGCCAGAAAACATCATTTGATCGCAGTTTGGTGATGCTGTAAATGTTCATGCCAAAAGATTGTGTTTTCCAGGAACATATTAACCAAAAAAAAGCGTAACTGTATGGTCTCACTTTTTGCGTTATCGATCACGAATGTTGATGCCAGGAAATCGCACAAAACGGGATTGTATTAATGgtcgaggttttactgtatcttaGATATCTACAGACACAGTGAGCATAATGATTCACAAGTGCAACAATCTCTCCTGTGTTATTCATTGCACACTTGcaagaaatgcaagaaattttACACTGAAGATTGAAGGCACAAGGCTCAATGGCGAAAATTTCAGCAAGTTGGCGAGGGCATGTCCCGAGAGCAGGTTGAGCGGCGTGAATACTCGGGTGCAAAGGGAACGGGCCTTCTCCTTTTCAGCTTGAGGTCGGTCGTGCGTGCGGGCGTTTTGCGCGCCCATGGGCACATTTCGTGAGACCGTCCTGCGAAAGGCTTTGGAGTGGAATACTAGAATGGATGAACATGATCTTTTGAATGCACCACCATTCATGTGACTGTACACTTAAAAGATTAGGCGTCCAGCATGGGAGCAAACATATTTGCTCAGTATCCTGCCCAGGTGAGTCTGACTTGGATTTGTTAGCACCTTTCGGCATGTTCCATTAGTTGAAATTCGGCTAGCTAGCATTAGTgtataaaaggtgcaataaattaccttttttttgcacaactgtgttgtcgttccttt includes:
- the Trs23 gene encoding trafficking protein particle complex subunit 4, translating into MPVYSVYIVSKSGGLIFHSDFPSLPRVEVEKTFSYPLDMTLSYQNVLKRVVVVFGQRDGVCVGHAVMAVNGVAVTGRLLEDGRDVQAVVADEANYPLSIRFGRPRLTTNERIVLASTFHSFYAIASQLSPEPKSSGIEVLEAGAFRLHCYQTVTGIKFIVLADARQASLEPLLRRLFELYADYALKNPFYSLEMPIRCELFDTNLQAAVEQMERTGISNV